The following coding sequences are from one Achromobacter sp. B7 window:
- a CDS encoding sarcosine oxidase subunit delta, whose amino-acid sequence MLMLTCPYCGPRAETEFTCGGEADIVRPLDCDALTDAQWADYAFMRRNERGRAREQWQHAHGCRRWFLAERDTVSHEFHGFHTFEHAAGERK is encoded by the coding sequence ATGCTGATGCTGACTTGTCCCTACTGCGGCCCGCGCGCCGAAACGGAATTCACCTGCGGCGGCGAGGCCGACATCGTTCGGCCGCTGGATTGCGATGCCCTGACCGACGCGCAATGGGCCGACTACGCATTCATGCGGCGCAACGAACGCGGCCGTGCGCGCGAGCAATGGCAGCACGCCCACGGTTGCCGCCGCTGGTTCCTGGCGGAACGCGATACGGTCAGCCATGAATTTCATGGCTTCCACACTTTCGAGCACGCGGCCGGAGAACGCAAATGA